Proteins encoded together in one Bacteroidales bacterium window:
- the purL gene encoding phosphoribosylformylglycinamidine synthase translates to MIVFFKSGKLTYAVKSNREFTDPEIKKLKWLFDNARVAGEKSLTGGYIGPRKEMITPWSTNAVEITQNMGLKNIERIEIFVKASKEDYYDSMLQAWYENLDQDIFTIRHTPDPIRYIEDIAAYNNEEGLALSSEEIDYLKSLSEKIGRKLTDSEIFGFSQVNSEHCRHKIFNGTFVIDGNAKGSSLFQLIKRTTAVHPNRIISAYKDNCAFMQGPDVLQFAPYTQDKPDYFRLKPIETVISIKAETHNFPTTVEPFNGAATGTGGEIRDRMAGGKGAMPLSGTAIYMTSYPRLNGGRKWEKSLPARKWLYQTPQQILIKASNGASDFGNKFGQPLICGSVLTFEHSENGKFWAFDKVIMLAGGVGYGNKLHSLKEAPNAGDKIVLLGGDNYRIGMGGGAVSSVATGEYGHTIELNAVQRSNPEMQKRVYNAIRAMAESENNPVISIHDHGAGGHLNCFSELVEATGGRIEIGKLPIGDPTLSDKEIVGNESQERIGIVMKDKDVDLLNRIADRERSPHYLVGEVTGDNQFTFINRDGVNPIDLQVEDFFGNPPKTVMQDAHVTEKFRESEYEVSRIKEYVSDLLQMEAVACKDWLTNKVDRSVTGLIAKQQTCGEIQLPLNNVAVTALDYAGFRGIATALGHAPAAGIISPANGSVLSIAEAITNIMWAQIEGGMRGISLSANWMWPCRQPGEDARLYEAVSAASDFAVALGINIPTGKDSLSMTQKYKDGSVVYSPGTVIISAAGEVVDFRKTVEPVIRKRPRASLLYIDLSGDSFKLGGSSFAQSLNTLGNETPTVREPSLLVKVFETVQQLISQNLILAGHDISAGGMIVTLLEMCFPSQTAGMDINLDAIKEEDVIRILFSENPGIIIQVEDPTAEKLLKDKNITYFNIGHSSENGHLNITKKGKNFSFEISEMRDTWFKTSSLLDRDQCGEILAKMRYVNYKKQPLKFTFNRSFTGNLADYGLDRKRMAPSGIRAAIIREKGVNGDREMAYMMYLAGFDVKDVHMTDLISGREKLDDINLIVFVGGFSNSDVLGSAKGWAGAFLFNDEARKTLKRFYERKDTLSLGVCNGCQLMAELDLINPEHDQKPRLLHNASHKFESAFLTVDILENHSVMLGSLAGTRLGIWVAHGEGRFVLPKDEKEYHIPMKYGYDEYPGNPNGCDYNVAGICSQDGRHLAIMPHLERAIFPWNWAHYPEERKNDEVSPWIQAFVNAREWIKMC, encoded by the coding sequence ATGATAGTCTTCTTCAAATCAGGAAAACTTACATATGCCGTAAAATCCAACCGGGAATTTACGGATCCGGAAATCAAAAAACTAAAGTGGTTATTTGACAACGCCAGGGTTGCAGGTGAAAAGAGTCTGACCGGAGGTTACATAGGTCCCCGGAAGGAAATGATAACACCCTGGAGCACCAATGCTGTGGAGATTACACAGAATATGGGACTTAAAAACATCGAGAGAATTGAAATATTTGTAAAGGCTTCAAAAGAGGACTATTACGACAGTATGCTCCAGGCATGGTACGAAAACCTCGACCAGGATATTTTCACAATCCGGCATACTCCTGATCCCATCCGGTATATCGAAGATATTGCCGCATATAATAATGAAGAAGGCCTGGCTCTGAGCAGTGAAGAAATCGATTACCTTAAATCGCTTTCTGAAAAAATCGGCCGTAAACTCACCGACAGTGAGATTTTTGGTTTTTCACAGGTAAATTCGGAACACTGCCGTCACAAAATTTTCAACGGAACTTTTGTCATCGATGGCAATGCTAAAGGTTCTTCCCTTTTCCAGTTAATTAAAAGGACTACGGCAGTGCATCCAAACCGTATTATTTCGGCCTATAAAGATAACTGCGCCTTCATGCAGGGGCCGGATGTATTGCAGTTCGCTCCTTATACTCAGGATAAACCCGACTACTTCAGATTAAAGCCTATTGAAACCGTTATTTCAATTAAGGCTGAAACTCATAATTTTCCTACAACTGTAGAACCTTTTAACGGAGCTGCAACAGGAACCGGAGGAGAGATAAGAGACCGGATGGCAGGCGGAAAAGGCGCTATGCCTCTTTCAGGAACTGCCATTTATATGACCTCTTACCCGAGGCTGAACGGCGGAAGGAAATGGGAAAAATCGCTTCCTGCAAGAAAATGGTTATACCAGACTCCTCAGCAGATACTGATCAAAGCTTCAAACGGCGCCAGCGACTTTGGAAATAAATTCGGACAACCGTTGATTTGCGGAAGCGTTCTGACTTTTGAACATTCTGAAAACGGAAAATTCTGGGCGTTTGACAAAGTCATTATGCTTGCCGGCGGTGTCGGTTATGGCAATAAACTGCACAGTCTGAAAGAAGCCCCTAATGCCGGCGACAAAATTGTATTGCTTGGAGGTGACAATTACAGGATCGGCATGGGAGGCGGAGCTGTTTCTTCAGTAGCAACGGGTGAATATGGGCATACAATTGAACTGAATGCGGTTCAGCGGTCGAATCCCGAGATGCAGAAGCGGGTATATAATGCGATCAGAGCCATGGCAGAGTCAGAGAATAATCCTGTCATATCAATACACGATCATGGCGCAGGAGGCCACCTGAATTGTTTTTCGGAGCTGGTGGAAGCAACCGGCGGCCGGATTGAAATCGGTAAACTTCCGATCGGAGATCCCACGCTTTCCGACAAGGAGATTGTCGGTAATGAATCTCAGGAAAGGATCGGAATTGTAATGAAGGATAAAGATGTCGATTTATTGAACAGGATAGCTGATCGTGAACGGTCGCCTCATTATCTCGTTGGAGAAGTAACCGGTGATAACCAGTTCACATTCATCAACCGCGATGGGGTAAATCCGATTGACCTGCAGGTTGAGGATTTCTTTGGCAATCCCCCGAAAACTGTGATGCAGGATGCCCATGTGACAGAGAAATTCAGGGAAAGTGAATACGAAGTATCCCGGATTAAGGAGTATGTTTCAGACCTGTTGCAGATGGAAGCCGTTGCCTGCAAAGACTGGCTGACCAATAAAGTTGACCGCTCCGTGACAGGTTTGATAGCGAAACAACAAACCTGCGGTGAAATCCAGCTTCCTTTAAATAACGTGGCTGTTACTGCCCTTGATTATGCGGGCTTCAGAGGAATTGCAACCGCACTAGGACATGCACCTGCAGCTGGCATTATAAGCCCTGCGAACGGATCAGTGCTTTCTATTGCCGAAGCCATAACCAATATCATGTGGGCACAGATTGAAGGCGGAATGAGAGGAATTTCACTCAGCGCAAACTGGATGTGGCCCTGCCGTCAACCCGGTGAAGATGCCCGGTTATATGAAGCGGTAAGCGCAGCCAGCGATTTTGCTGTGGCTCTTGGAATCAACATACCAACAGGTAAGGATTCCCTATCCATGACTCAGAAATACAAAGACGGTTCTGTTGTATACAGTCCCGGTACAGTCATAATTTCTGCTGCCGGTGAAGTGGTTGATTTCAGAAAAACAGTGGAGCCTGTGATCAGGAAAAGGCCCCGCGCTTCCCTTCTTTATATTGATTTATCAGGCGATTCTTTTAAACTTGGTGGCAGTAGCTTTGCACAGTCACTCAATACTCTCGGCAATGAAACTCCGACTGTCAGGGAACCGTCACTACTTGTTAAAGTTTTTGAAACGGTACAACAGTTGATCAGTCAGAATCTCATTCTTGCCGGACATGATATTTCAGCCGGCGGTATGATTGTGACCCTGCTTGAAATGTGTTTCCCTTCGCAAACGGCAGGAATGGATATCAACCTGGATGCGATTAAAGAAGAAGACGTTATCCGTATACTTTTCAGCGAAAACCCGGGAATAATTATCCAGGTGGAAGATCCGACAGCTGAAAAGTTGCTGAAAGACAAGAACATTACTTATTTCAATATTGGGCATTCATCTGAAAACGGCCATCTGAATATCACCAAAAAGGGAAAGAACTTCTCATTTGAAATTTCAGAAATGCGAGATACATGGTTTAAAACTTCTTCGCTGCTGGACAGGGATCAGTGCGGTGAGATTTTAGCCAAAATGAGGTATGTTAATTACAAAAAACAACCTCTTAAATTTACATTCAACAGGAGTTTTACAGGTAATCTGGCTGATTATGGCCTCGACAGAAAGCGAATGGCCCCTTCAGGAATTAGAGCAGCTATTATTCGCGAAAAAGGCGTCAACGGTGACAGAGAAATGGCTTATATGATGTACCTCGCCGGCTTCGACGTGAAGGATGTGCATATGACCGACTTAATATCCGGCAGGGAAAAACTGGACGACATAAATCTTATCGTTTTCGTCGGCGGCTTTTCCAACTCGGACGTACTTGGCAGTGCAAAAGGCTGGGCAGGTGCATTCCTCTTCAATGATGAAGCCCGTAAAACGCTGAAGCGCTTTTATGAGAGAAAGGATACACTGAGCCTTGGTGTATGCAATGGCTGTCAACTCATGGCAGAGCTTGATCTTATCAATCCTGAACATGATCAGAAACCCAGGTTGCTGCATAATGCTTCACATAAATTTGAATCGGCTTTTCTCACTGTGGATATTTTAGAAAATCATTCGGTGATGCTTGGCTCCCTGGCCGGAACACGTCTTGGCATTTGGGTGGCTCACGGAGAAGGCCGTTTTGTGTTGCCGAAGGATGAAAAGGAATACCACATACCAATGAAATATGGCTATGACGAATATCCGGGCAATCCGAACGGATGTGACTATAATGTAGCCGGAATCTGTTCACAGGACGGACGTCACCTGGCCATAATGCCTCACCTCGAAAGAGCCATATTCCCATGGAACTGGGCGCACTACCCTGAAGAAAGGAAAAATGACGAAGTCTCCCCATGGATACAGGCATTTGTGAATGCGAGGGAGTGGATTAAAATGTGCTAA